Proteins encoded by one window of Myxocyprinus asiaticus isolate MX2 ecotype Aquarium Trade chromosome 35, UBuf_Myxa_2, whole genome shotgun sequence:
- the LOC127425822 gene encoding keratin, type I cytoskeletal 19-like isoform X3, with amino-acid sequence MPEKSPQKAYSMYGSGFGGSTRISSTSVRQSGCYPDMQSRIGGGYGYGGMNSGGYGGGFGAGIMAGGSYGGDVDYVQLNEKATMQNLNDRLAAYLQKVHSLEAANANLEKQIRDFYEKKGPAAPRDYSAYWNTIKELKEKIKTVTVNNGSILLQIDNSKLAGDDFKSKYEHELAMRQCVEADIANLRQLLDQMKLTKVDLESQIKSLQEELDFMKKNHEEDMVALRSQLTGSVNVEVDVAPQQDLNKVLEEIRSHYEAIIEKHHKEQEVWFNEKTAQLGKEVAISTETIQTTKSEISNLQKTLQSLEIELQSQLSMKASMESSLADTKARYSAMLAGFQKHINMLESELHQLRASIEQQGLDYAALLDIKSRLEQEIATYRSLLENLDFKTQVQGGPPNVSSGRPANVSSGGPPNVSSGGSSSVSSGGSQNVPTGGPAIPIKQTTTTTNRTY; translated from the exons ATGCCTGAAAAGTCTCCACAAAAAGCCTACAGCATGTATGGCAGTGGTTTTGGAGGAAGCACTCGCATATCTTCCACTTCTGTTCGGCAGAGTGGCTGCTACCCAGATATGCAATCCAGAATTGGAGGGGGATATGGTTATGGTGGAATGAACAGTGGAGGATACGGTGGAGGATTTGGTGCTGGAATCATGGCTGGAGGCAGCTATGGAGGGGATGTTGACTACGTCCAGCTGAACGAGAAGGCCACCATGCAGAACCTGAATGACCGTCTGGCTGCTTACCTGCAGAAGGTGCACTCTCTGGAGGCTGCTAATGCCAATCTGGAGAAGCAGATCCGCGACTTCTATGAGAAGAAGGGGCCGGCTGCACCGAGGGACTACAGTGCCTACTGGAACACCATCAAGGAATTGAAGGAAAAG ATTAAAACTGTTACTGTCAACAACGGCAGCATTCTACTGCAGATCGACAACTCTAAGCTAGCTGGTGATGACTTCAAGTCAAA ATATGAGCATGAGTTAGCTATGAGGCAGTGTGTGGAGGCTGACATTGCTAATCTGCGTCAATTGTTGGATCAGATGAAACTGACAAAGGTCGACCTGGAGAGTCAGATCAAAAGTCTGCAGGAAGAACTGGACTTCATGAAAAAGAACCACGAAGAG GACATGGTAGCACTGAGGTCTCAGCTGACAGGCTCGGTGAATGTGGAGGTTGATGTTGCACCTCAGCAAGACCTCAACAAGGTTTTGGAGGAAATACGTTCTCATTACGAGGCCATCATAGAGAAACACCACAAGGAACAGGAAGTCTGGTTTAATGAAAAG ACGGCACAATTGGGCAAAGAAGTGGCCATCAGCACAGAGACCATACAAACCACTAAGTCAGAGATCTCAAATCTGCAAAAGACCTTGCAAAGCCTGGAGATCGAGCTACAGTCTCAACTCAGCATG AAAGCATCAATGGAGAGCTCGCTGGCAGACACAAAGGCTAGATACAGTGCTATGCTAGCAGGCTTCCAGAAACACATTAACATGTTGGAAAGTGAGCTGCATCAGTTGCGGGCAAGCATTGAGCAACAGGGTCTAGACTATGCAGCACTGCTGGACATCAAGAGCCGCCTGGAGCAGGAGATCGCCACCTACAGAAGCCTCCTGGAAAATCTAGACTTTAa GACTCAAGTGCAAG GTGGACCTCCGAATGTCTCCTCAGGCAGACCTGCAAATGTCTCCTCAGGCGGACCTCCAAATGTCTCCTCAG
- the LOC127425822 gene encoding keratin, type I cytoskeletal 19-like isoform X2 produces MPEKSPQKAYSMYGSGFGGSTRISSTSVRQSGCYPDMQSRIGGGYGYGGMNSGGYGGGFGAGIMAGGSYGGDVDYVQLNEKATMQNLNDRLAAYLQKVHSLEAANANLEKQIRDFYEKKGPAAPRDYSAYWNTIKELKEKIKTVTVNNGSILLQIDNSKLAGDDFKSKYEHELAMRQCVEADIANLRQLLDQMKLTKVDLESQIKSLQEELDFMKKNHEEDMVALRSQLTGSVNVEVDVAPQQDLNKVLEEIRSHYEAIIEKHHKEQEVWFNEKTAQLGKEVAISTETIQTTKSEISNLQKTLQSLEIELQSQLSMKASMESSLADTKARYSAMLAGFQKHINMLESELHQLRASIEQQGLDYAALLDIKSRLEQEIATYRSLLENLDFKTQVQGGPPNVSSGRPANVSSGGPPNVSSGGSRNVPSGGPQNVPSGGSSSVSSGGSQNVPAGGSAVPIKQTTTTTTTNRTY; encoded by the exons ATGCCTGAAAAGTCTCCACAAAAAGCCTACAGCATGTATGGCAGTGGTTTTGGAGGAAGCACTCGCATATCTTCCACTTCTGTTCGGCAGAGTGGCTGCTACCCAGATATGCAATCCAGAATTGGAGGGGGATATGGTTATGGTGGAATGAACAGTGGAGGATACGGTGGAGGATTTGGTGCTGGAATCATGGCTGGAGGCAGCTATGGAGGGGATGTTGACTACGTCCAGCTGAACGAGAAGGCCACCATGCAGAACCTGAATGACCGTCTGGCTGCTTACCTGCAGAAGGTGCACTCTCTGGAGGCTGCTAATGCCAATCTGGAGAAGCAGATCCGCGACTTCTATGAGAAGAAGGGGCCGGCTGCACCGAGGGACTACAGTGCCTACTGGAACACCATCAAGGAATTGAAGGAAAAG ATTAAAACTGTTACTGTCAACAACGGCAGCATTCTACTGCAGATCGACAACTCTAAGCTAGCTGGTGATGACTTCAAGTCAAA ATATGAGCATGAGTTAGCTATGAGGCAGTGTGTGGAGGCTGACATTGCTAATCTGCGTCAATTGTTGGATCAGATGAAACTGACAAAGGTCGACCTGGAGAGTCAGATCAAAAGTCTGCAGGAAGAACTGGACTTCATGAAAAAGAACCACGAAGAG GACATGGTAGCACTGAGGTCTCAGCTGACAGGCTCGGTGAATGTGGAGGTTGATGTTGCACCTCAGCAAGACCTCAACAAGGTTTTGGAGGAAATACGTTCTCATTACGAGGCCATCATAGAGAAACACCACAAGGAACAGGAAGTCTGGTTTAATGAAAAG ACGGCACAATTGGGCAAAGAAGTGGCCATCAGCACAGAGACCATACAAACCACTAAGTCAGAGATCTCAAATCTGCAAAAGACCTTGCAAAGCCTGGAGATCGAGCTACAGTCTCAACTCAGCATG AAAGCATCAATGGAGAGCTCGCTGGCAGACACAAAGGCTAGATACAGTGCTATGCTAGCAGGCTTCCAGAAACACATTAACATGTTGGAAAGTGAGCTGCATCAGTTGCGGGCAAGCATTGAGCAACAGGGTCTAGACTATGCAGCACTGCTGGACATCAAGAGCCGCCTGGAGCAGGAGATCGCCACCTACAGAAGCCTCCTGGAAAATCTAGACTTTAa GACTCAAGTGCAAG GTGGACCTCCGAATGTCTCCTCAGGCAGACCTGCAAATGTCTCCTCAGGCGGACCTCCAAATGTCTCCTCAGGTGGATCTCGAAATGTCCCCTCAGGTGGACCTCAAAATGTCCCCTCAGGTGGATCTTCAAGTGTCTCCTCAGGTGGATCTCAAAATGTCCCCGCTGGTGGATCAGCAGTCCCGATAAAGCagaccaccaccaccaccaccacaaatCGTACTTACTAA